A single region of the Tigriopus californicus strain San Diego chromosome 8, Tcal_SD_v2.1, whole genome shotgun sequence genome encodes:
- the LOC131884702 gene encoding uncharacterized protein LOC131884702: protein MSVDSVSTQPSQKSIPVIPNVVPVELREDFNHELIDNAESVNGSHLLRLECNTTCVVKMGRKCCQSLREWFLEVEMGLVWGIAGLSIIMFVFAAIWFIDPALLTLVLQFRQAKCLTQESAILVGISNCSWTSCRLGCTREVFKCWQVQVRFEFTPGSVPYRPPWASLSVFERGSLYQNEYQALPAPESTSLLAGESASSSSSATSSLSFDKQLARLYPNVRGCGYPPELDCDKFYKVYSAKDKEFDCWVSTLDTSIAMTQLDLDRAKEEVIYSLIPLFLFIVSILYAFCRLGVFTLCNPLRACPKAHERNVSMDNLTPEKLFDYKKELISKKSQALASFQKQHAQTKGDIPTIPGGLSIPSAIQERREEEELELERDCQNADKYHMPEASNVEVEHDDESIPEELEASGRSQNSRISHLTSNRASSGIDPEAKSLSVGRSYSAVSIITVQPHRSSDIIPKGENIVASLNTPLEDEEQELTDMQEFELSDSSAILLRMKMGGGDIQGPIYRTSPSPPQTAIARLATDRRRPASGTGSLWSIDERFHGSAKKKKS from the coding sequence GCATCCCGGTTATCCCGAATGTCGTGCCAGTAGAACTTCGAGAAGACTTCAACCACGAACTAATCGATAATGCTGAATCTGTGAATGGTTCTCACCTACTACGACTTGAGTGTAACACAACTTGTGTGGTCAAAATGGGAAGAAAGTGCTGTCAGAGTCTCCGTGAATGGTTTTTGGAGGTGGAGATGGGGCTGGTGTGGGGGATCGCAGGACTGTCCATCATCATGTTCGTTTTCGCAGCCATTTGGTTCATCGACCCAGCTCTTTTAACTCTAGTGCTTCAATTCCGCCAAGCCAAATGTCTCACGCAAGAGAGTGCCATACTGGTTGGAATTTCCAATTGCTCTTGGACCTCTTGTCGCTTGGGATGCACTCGAGAGGTCTTCAAGTGCTGGCAAGTGCAAGTACGGTTCGAATTCACGCCAGGGTCTGTGCCCTACCGTCCTCCTTGGGCCTCACTCTCGGTGTTTGAGCGGGGATCCTTATATCAAAACGAATATCAAGCCTTGCCCGCTCCGGAATCGACGAGCTTACTTGCCGGTGAAAGtgcctcctcgtcctcgtccgcTACCTCTTCGCTGAGTTTTGACAAGCAATTAGCTCGTCTCTATCCCAATGTGCGTGGATGTGGGTATCCACCTGAACTAGACTGTGACAAGTTCTACAAAGTGTACAGTGCCAAGGACAAGGAATTTGATTGTTGGGTGTCAACTTTGGACACTTCAATTGCCATGACTCAATTGGACTTGGATAGAGCCAAAGAGGAAGTCATATATAGCCTTATACCAttgttccttttcattgtGTCCATCTTGTATGCGTTCTGTCGCTTGGGTGTGTTCACTCTGTGCAATCCACTGCGAGCGTGTCCAAAGGCTCACGAACGAAACGTGTCCATGGACAATTTGACCCCAGAGAAACTGTTCGACTACAAGAAAGAACTGATttccaaaaaatctcaagCCCTGGCATCGTTTCAAAAGCAGCATGCTCAAACCAAAGGTGACATTCCCACCATTCCAGGGGGATTATCCATCCCCAGTGCCATCCAAGAGCgacgagaagaagaggaacttgAGTTGGAACGAGATTGCCAGAATGCAGACAAATACCATATGCCAGAAGCCAGCAATGTCGAGGTCGAACACGATGACGAATCGATTCCTGAAGAACTGGAGGCCAGCGGTCGTTCTCAGAACTCGCGTATTTCACATCTCACTTCCAATCGAGCGAGCTCTGGCATTGATCCAGAAGCGAAGTCCCTGAGCGTGGGTAGAAGCTATTCTGCCGTGTCCATAATCACGGTCCAGCCCCACCGATCGAGTGATATCATACCCAAAGGCGAAAACATCGTCGCCTCACTTAATACCCCTCtcgaagatgaagagcaagaaTTGACAGACAtgcaagaatttgaattgagtGACTCGAGTGCCATACTTTTAAGAATGAAAATGGGTGGAGGAGATATCCAAGGTCCCATTTATCGCACTTCGCCCTCCCCTCCACAGACCGCTATTGCTAGATTGGCAACTGATCGACGTCGACCTGCATCGGGTACCGGAAGTCTCTGGAGCATTGACGAACGATTCCATGGGAgtgcaaaaaagaagaagtccTAA